The Chryseolinea soli nucleotide sequence CCAAAAACCCCCACATATGAAAATAATTACAACCTGTTTCCTCTTGACATCCGCAGCCTTGTTGATCGTAGGCTGCAAGGAAAGTCAACCTGCTTTTGAAGCTCCTGTTTTGAAGAATATCGGAAGCTATAGCGTTCCCGTCACCACCAAGTCAAAGCATGCTCAGATGTTCTTCAACCAGGGGATCATCATGGCCAATAATTTCAATCATGCAGAGGCGGAGCGGTCGTTCAGAGAGGCGATCCGTCAAGATACGACGTTTGCCATGGGCTATTGGGGAATAGCTTATGTGTTGGGCCCCAATTTTAATTCAGTCGACAACATGGGAACGGTGAACGAAATCAGGAAAGCCGTGACAAAAGCCGTTGGTCTCAGCGAGGGAGCATCGCCCTGGGAGAAAGCGGCCATCAAAGCCATTCAGATCAAATTTCCGATGGACACCGCGGCCACCGATGCAGAAGGTTTCGCCAACGCGATGAAGCAAGCCTATACCCAGTTTCCCGACCATTCCTTTGTGGCCACGCTTTATGCCGAGTCGGTCATGAATTTGCATCCCTGGGACTTTTATGCCGGAAGAGGTGGAGAGCCCCGGTCCTGGACACCGGAGGTCGTGTCGCTTCTCGAAAAAGTGATATCAATAGATCCGGAAAATCCCCTGGCCAATCATCTTTATCTACACGCCACCGAGGCAGGTGGCGACTTTTCGAAATCGTTGGTAAGTGCCGAAAGGCTAAAGACGCTCGTGCCCTCGGCCGGACACCTGGTGCATATGCCTTCTCATATTTATATCAACACCGGCGATTATCATGAAGGGTCGATCGCCAACGAGGCAGCGGTGATTGCCGATAGTATTTATATCGCCGAGTGCAAGTCGCAAGGTTACTACCCACAGATGTACTACCCGCACAACTATCACTTCCTCGCGGCGACAGCAGCATTCGAAGGCCGCGTCGCACGTTCCATTGAAGCCGCCTACAAGACGGCTGGCCTCGTCGATAAGAAATACTATCACGAACCGGGATTTGAGATGGTCCAGCATTACCTGACCATCCCCAACCATATATTGATCAAGTTCGGCCAATGGGAAAAAATATTAACACTGCCGCAACCGACGGAAGATTTGATCTACCCCACGGCCATCTGGCACTATACCAGGGGCATGGCCTATGCCAACCTGGATAAGGCTGAGCAAGCAAAGGAAGAGCTCAAGAAGTTGAATGAACTCAGCCAGTCGCCGTCGATAGCCGGGCAAATGAACTGGGGAATAAATAAAGTGACCGATGTCTGCCAGATATCTTCAAAAGTGCTGCAAGCGGAACTTGCTGTGAAAGCTGGCCAGTTCAAAGAAGCGATTCAACTGCTTACCGACGCGATCGCCATCGAGGACAACCTCAACTACAATGAACCGCCGGACTGGTTTTTTTCGGTGCGCCACACCCTGGGCCATGTATTGCTGAAAGCAAAGGACTACGCCCAAGCCGAAAAAATTTACCGGGAGGATTTAACGCACTGGCCCAAAAACGGATTT carries:
- a CDS encoding tetratricopeptide repeat protein codes for the protein MKIITTCFLLTSAALLIVGCKESQPAFEAPVLKNIGSYSVPVTTKSKHAQMFFNQGIIMANNFNHAEAERSFREAIRQDTTFAMGYWGIAYVLGPNFNSVDNMGTVNEIRKAVTKAVGLSEGASPWEKAAIKAIQIKFPMDTAATDAEGFANAMKQAYTQFPDHSFVATLYAESVMNLHPWDFYAGRGGEPRSWTPEVVSLLEKVISIDPENPLANHLYLHATEAGGDFSKSLVSAERLKTLVPSAGHLVHMPSHIYINTGDYHEGSIANEAAVIADSIYIAECKSQGYYPQMYYPHNYHFLAATAAFEGRVARSIEAAYKTAGLVDKKYYHEPGFEMVQHYLTIPNHILIKFGQWEKILTLPQPTEDLIYPTAIWHYTRGMAYANLDKAEQAKEELKKLNELSQSPSIAGQMNWGINKVTDVCQISSKVLQAELAVKAGQFKEAIQLLTDAIAIEDNLNYNEPPDWFFSVRHTLGHVLLKAKDYAQAEKIYREDLTHWPKNGFALNGLFESLTAQGKTSEAAEIKKQFDEAWKYADVALTASVIDPEKRKDVALSVDEKSPDALVYLANSLCMTR